One part of the Coffea eugenioides isolate CCC68of chromosome 10, Ceug_1.0, whole genome shotgun sequence genome encodes these proteins:
- the LOC113749830 gene encoding universal stress protein PHOS34 — translation MSGKLGCVIVAVDGSEESMSGLKWALDNVKLKSEDGSFVVLHVQSPPSIATGLNPGPIPFGGPSDFQVPAFTAAIEAHQKRITHAIFQHALQICSEKNVKVETKVVIGDPKEKICEVVEELHADLLVMGSRAFGPIKRMFLGSVSNYCSNRAQCPVMIVKGSS, via the exons ATGAGCGGGAAGTTGGGTTGCGTAATCGTGGCCGTTGATGGCAGCGAAGAGAGCATGAGCGGTTTAAAATGGGCGCTGGATAACGTCAAGCTTAAATCCGAAGATGGATCCTTCGTCGTCCTGCACGTTCAATCGCCGCCGTCCATCGCCACTGGTCTTAATCCCGGTCCCATCCCCTTCGGCGGTCCTA GTGATTTCCAGGTGCCGGCTTTTACCGCCGCCATTGAAGCTCACCAAAAGCGGATTACTCACGCCATTTTTCAGCATGCTCTTCAGATTTGCTCTGAAAAAAAT GTGAAAGTTGAAACCAAGGTAGTTATTGGGGATCCAAAGGAGAAAATTTGTGAAGTTGTTGAGGAGTTGCATGCTGATTTACTCGTGATGGGGTCACGCGCTTTTGGTCCCATTAAGAG GATGTTTTTGGGAAGTGTCAGCAATTACTGCAGTAACCGTGCTCAATGCCCAGTCATGATTGTTAAGGGCTCTTCTTAA
- the LOC113748758 gene encoding ubiquitin carboxyl-terminal hydrolase 16 — protein MLLGGDLGFLARVVVASLVVIFVPVVGFVVRLKWRRSVARREEIKRLLVLVSEETSRAELEADGDFGYGYDDGHNGYGYSSSLAEVAAEEPVPESVAEVEGPVEVNVGAQPPAAAVQAPRRLPYQCEVCSSPTTTRCARCKAVRYCSGKCQIIHWRQGHKDECQPFTFDDQSHKMGSTSPVKLKAKRNEIHKNSFETGVRYPAKADETSSGEASDSSLSNSSDWAENEVDISTDEKERISKSKLIAPMISEVSRLTSSGSSIDASASALHNQRTSHGHQPVHFPVKTDGDHANVGRTKPSPEHSNLVASGVNSEPISVDVDTLCGSSTSSASSVDGCSESSFSEPSTSSSGFWDGPINLTRSRIDAVDDTSHSCDAAAHVDLSSSQFSSPCSFESPRSVLPQKDMTGFCDEKALSDDPHTSLSEEKKPTNGSSSPVKLNKDDLASSALCLERPEHVDFRDFSTRKVLKSREPGDHAMSKDVKAGSLPSLNSEKVNCKVAGQSSIPQESKSVEVKSFSSKASTEHLSPNYGTYTVQNVKSVKADSAHELPACASSCFDHSENARNSSKPSVWKVVDQIRASKLTRLAPLGGMGENVGKYYNKGLFPYDLFVKLYNWNKVELLPCGLLNCGNSCYANVVLQCLAFTPPLTAYFLQGLHSRACKKRGWCFTCEFESLVLKAKDGNSPISPSRIISQLQNIGSNLGNGREEDAHEFLRCAIDTMQSGCLNEAGISASGTLEETTLLGLTFGGYLRSKIECMRCGGKSERQEKMMDLTVEIGGDIGTLEEALRQFTHTETLDGENKYHCSRCKSYEKAKKKLRVLEAPNILTIALKRFQSGKFGKLNKTIRFPEILDLAPYMSGTSDKSPIYRLYGVIVHLDIMNAAFSGHYVCYVKNTQNKWFKIDDSMVNAVELERVLTKGAYMLLYARCSPRAPRLIRSTLVPRDPRKSRHPDSKPRYHRARGPWDIHADDSSSNETNDERACPNYSSFQPFRTIWEEDSSSDKSSSFFSEVNSCSTDSSTRDSMCSDDLFDQMIGIGDMGVYYGGSSWRNASDSESSSSSSSPSSLYSRHPLRDLEAYASKYPEETDECIDTAVPTVDDRPRLPGRTEVEVTGSRGSTLCPDSGKGSTPFLCPDSTKRCRKLGSSSCRETGSSKLGWINFENWKSSVTFRRPTRERSD, from the exons atgCTCCTGGGAGGGGATCTAGGGTTTTTAGCTAGAGTAGTAGTGGCGTCTTTGGTGGTGATTTTTGTTCCGGTTGTGGGTTTTGTTGTCCGCCTGAAATGGCGGAGGTCGGTGGCCAGGAGGGAGGAGATCAAGCGCCTTTTGGTTCTGGTTTCAGAGGAGACTTCAAGGGCTGAGCTTGAGGCTGACGGGGACTTTGGCTATGGCTATGATGATGGGCATAATGGTTATGGCTACAGCAGCTCGTTGGCGGAAGTAGCTGCAGAAGAGCCCGTGCCGGAATCTGTGGCAGAAGTGGAGGGACCGGTGGAGGTTAATGTTGGGGCACAACCTCCTGCGGCAGCTGTTCAGGCGCCGCGGCGATTGCCGTACCAGTGTGAGGTGTGCAGTTCTCCGACCACCACACGGTGCGCGCGGTGTAAAGCAGTTCGTTACTG CTCTGGTAAATGTCAAATTATTCACTGGAGACAAGGTCACAAGGATGAATGTCAGCCATTTACATTTGATGACCAAAGCCATAAAATGGGTAGCACTTCTCCTGTGAAGCTGAAGGCAAAACGGAACGAAATTCACAAGAATAGTTTTGAGACAGGAGTGAGATATCCTGCTAAGGCAGATGAAACATCTTCTGGAGAAGCTTCTGATTCCAGTCTTTCAAATTCATCAGATTGGGCAGAGAACGAAGTGGACATTTCTACTGATGAGAAAGAAAGAATTTCAAAATCGAAGTTGATTGCTCCAATGATAAGTGAAGTCTCTAGATTGACTTCAAGTGGATCCTCAATTGATGCATCTGCTAGTGCTTTGCATAATCAACGTACATCTCATGGTCATCAGCCTGTTCATTTCCCTGTTAAGACTGACGGTGATCATGCTAATGTGGGTCGAACTAAGCCTTCCCCAGAGCACTCCAATTTAGTCGCTTCTGGGGTTAATTCTGAGCCCATTTCTGTTGATGTGGATACTCTTTGTGGATCGTCAACATCATCAGCTTCAAGTGTTGATGGCTGCAGTGAATCTTCTTTCTCTGAGCCATCTACATCATCATCTGGCTTCTGGGATGGACCAATCAACCTTACTAGGTCTAGAATTGATGCTGTTGATGATACATCTCATTCTTGTGATGCTGCAGCACATGTTGACCTCTCAAGTTCGCAATTTTCTTCACCTTGTTCCTTTGAATCGCCGAGAAGTGTTCTTCCTCAGAAAGATATGACTGGGTTTTGTGATGAGAAAGCATTATCAGATGATCCTCATACTTCTCTGAGTGAAGAGAAGAAGCCAACAAATGGATCTTCATCACCAGTAAAACTGAATAAAGATGATTTGGCGTCATCAGCACTATGTTTGGAGAGACCTGAGCATGTTGATTTTCGTGATTTTAGTACAAGAAAAGTATTGAAGTCGAGAGAACCAGGAGACCATGCCATGAGTAAAGATGTCAAGGCTGGTAGTTTACCTTCCTTGAATTCTGAGAAGGTAAATTGTAAGGTTGCTGGCCAAAGCAGTATCCCCCAGGAATCAAAATCTGTGGAAGTAAAATCTTTTTCATCTAAAGCTTCTACTGAGCACTTGTCTCCAAACTACGGAACATATACAGTTCAAAATGTGAAATCTGTAAAAGCTGATAGTGCTCATGAGCTGCCTGCATGTGCTTCAAGTTGTTTTGATCATTCAGAGAATGCTCGGAATAGCTCGAAACCTTCAGTGTGGAAAGTTGTTGACCAAATCCGAGCTTCTAAACTAACGCGGCTCGCTCCTTTAGGTGGCATGGGCGAGAATGTTGGAAAATATTATAACAAG GGTCTTTTTCCATACGATCTGTTTGTGAAGCTTTACAACTGGAACAAGGTTGAACTACTTCCTTGTGGACTCTTGAATTGTGGGAACAG CTGCTATGCTAATGTTGTCCTGCAATGCCTGGCTTTCACCCCTCCTCTAACAGCTTATTTTCTGCAAGGACTACATTCCAGAGCAT GCAAAAAAAGAGGCTGGTGCTTCACTTGTGAGTTTGAGAGTCTTGTTCTTAAGGCAAAGGATGGAAATTCTCCCATCTCTCCTAGCCGTATCATATCCCAATTGCAAAACATAGGGAGCAATCTTGGGAATGGAAGAGAAGAAGATGCACACGAATTTCTCAG GTGTGCCATCGATACGATGCAATCTGGTTGTTTGAACGAAGCTGGAATAAGTGCTTCAGGTACTTTGGAAGAAACAACCCTCTTGGGGCTTACTTTTGGGGGCTACCTCAGATCCAAG ATCGAGTGCATGAGATGTGGAGGCAAATCTGAACGGCAGGAAAAAATGATGGATCTTACTGTTGAGATAGGAGGAGACATAGGAACCTTGGAAGAAGCTTTGCGACAGTTCACTCATACAGAGACATTAGATGGAGAAAACAAGTACCACTGCAGCAG ATGCAAATCCTATGAGAAAGCCAAAAAGAAGCTCAGAGTGCTTGAGGCTCCTAACATTTTGACTATTGCATTGAAAAGATTTCAG TCAGGTAAATTTGGGAAGCTCAATAAGACAATAAGGTTCCCTGAGATTCTCGATCTGGCTCCTTACATGAGTGGGACGAGTGACAAGTCCCCCATATATCGCCTTTATGGGGTCATTGTTCACTTGGATATCATGAATGCTGCATTTTCCGGTCACTATGTTTGTTATGTAAAAAACACTCAGAACAAGTGGTTCAAAATCGACGACAGCATG GTAAACGCTGTGGAACTCGAGAGGGTCTTGACAAAGGGGGCATACATGCTTCTTTATGCTAG GTGCTCACCACGAGCTCCAAGATTAATAAGGAGCACATTGGTTCCTCGTGATCCAAGGAAATCAAGGCATCCAGATTCTAAGCCAAGATATCATCGTGCCAGGGGTCCATGGGACATTCATGCGGATGATTCGTCAAGTAATGAGACCAATGATGAACGCGCTTGTCCAAATTATTCGAGTTTCCAGCCATTCCGTACAATTTGGGAAGAGGACTCTTCAAGTGATAAATCATCCTCTTTCTTCTCAGAAGTAAATTCTTGCAGTACGGACAGCAGTACCAGGGATTCAATGTGTTCAGACGACCTTTTTGACCAGATGATAGGAATAGGAGATATGGGGGTGTATTATGGTGGCAGTTCTTGGAGGAATGCCTCTGATTCTGAGTCTTCATCTTCCTCGTCATCTCCATCCTCCTTGTACTCAAGGCATCCACTGCGCGACTTGGAAGCTTATGCTTCTAAATATCCCGAGGAGACTGATGAATGCATTGATACTGCAGTACCAACTGTTGACGATAGGCCAAGGCTTCCTGGCCGCACTGAAGTTGAGGTCACAGGAAGCAGGGGAAGCACGCTGTGTCCCGACTCAGGCAAGGGAAGCACTCCCTTTTTGTGTCCTGACTCGACTAAACGGTGTAGAAAGTTAGGTAGCAGTAGTTGTAGGGAAACCGGCTCCAGTAAATTAGGATGGATTAACTTTGAGAACTGGAAATCTAGTGTGACTTTTAGACGACCTACGAGGGAAAGATCAGATTGA
- the LOC113749851 gene encoding AT-hook motif nuclear-localized protein 17 codes for MKGDYVKEEKDGHSNPMFAKLHQTQKFLHHPPPPQPQPHPTTLLHHSFNPRECQASEEVDSHHRSPTTPSATTSKTQTLVTPSSGNDGATIEVVRRPRGRPPGSKNKPKPPVIITREAEPSMSPYVLEISGGVDILETVTTFCRKRSTGLCILNGSGTVSNVTLRQPSTTPGASVTFHGRFDILSLSATILPPNSHSFSTSAALSNGISNGFTISLAGPQGQVVGGTVVGSLFTAGTVYLIAASFNSPSFHRLPLEDERNSESAAAAAGSEGPTVSGGGGGDGGGGRSPAQGGGVDSCSGVSLYSCHLPSDVIWAPTARQPQQHPPPY; via the coding sequence ATGAAGGGAGATTAtgtaaaagaggaaaaagatgGTCATTCCAACCCCATGTTTGCCAAGCTCCATCAGACCCAAAAATTCCTCCACCACCCTCCGCCGCCTCAGCCCCAGCCCCACCCCACCACCCTCCTCCACCACTCCTTCAACCCCCGGGAATGCCAAGCTTCCGAAGAAGTCGACAGCCACCACCGTAGCCCCACCACCCCTTCCGCCACCACCTCCAAGACCCAAACATTAGTAACACCATCCTCGGGTAACGATGGGGCCACCATAGAGGTTGTCCGCCGCCCCCGAGGCCGGCCACCTGGGTCCAAAAACAAACCCAAGCCTCCCGTCATCATTACCCGTGAAGCGGAGCCTTCTATGAGCCCCTACGTTCTCGAAATCTCCGGCGGAGTAGACATTCTCGAAACCGTAACGACCTTCTGCCGCAAACGCAGCACCGGATTGTGCATACTAAACGGCTCCGGCACCGTTTCCAACGTTACTCTTCGCCAACCTTCCACCACCCCAGGAGCTAGCGTTACTTTCCATGGCCGTTTCGATATTTTGTCGCTTTCTGCAACGATACTTCCGCCGAATTCTCACTCGTTTTCGACTTCTGCAGCATTAAGCAACGGAATATCTAATGGGTTTACTATATCTCTAGCCGGGCCGCAAGGGCAAGTCGTGGGAGGAACAGTTGTGGGATCGTTGTTCACAGCTGGGACGGTTTATTTGATCGCGGCGAGTTTCAATAGCCCTTCTTTCCATAGATTGCCGTTGGAAGACGAGAGGAATTCTGAGTCGGCTGCTGCAGCTGCAGGTAGCGAGGGGCCTACGGTATCCGGAGGAGGAGGCGGTGATGGTGGTGGAGGACGGTCGCCAGCTCAGGGGGGAGGTGTGGATTCTTGCAGTGGGGTTTCTTTGTACAGTTGTCACTTGCCTTCTGACGTGATCTGGGCTCCCACAGCCAGACAACCGCAGCAACATCCACCGCCTTACTGA
- the LOC113749991 gene encoding aspartyl protease AED3, with translation MKYLATAALFLTFLFFSTTAGASHDPCASSKSDLSVIHIYGKCSPFTPQTNPAPAPAAASSWLNTILNMASKDPQRVAYLSSLVTAKKATKATSIPIASGQNVLNVGNFIVRAKIGTPAQLLFMVLDTSNDVAWVPCSGCTGCSSTVFSPNTSTSYAASDCSLPECTQVRGLSCPTTGAGACLFNQSYGGDSSFSATLSHDSLTFGPDVVPNYAFGCINAVSGGSIPPQGLLGLGRGSLSLLSQSGSLYSGVFSYCLPSFRSYYFSGSLKLGPVGQPKSIRTTPLLKNPRRSSLYYVNLTGITVGKVRIPIAPELLAFDPTTGAGTIIDSGTVITRFILPIYTALRDEFRNQVKGPFSSLGAFDTCFAATNEDVAPPVTFHFQGLDLVLPLENTLIHSSSGSLACLAMAAAPNNVNSVLNVIANLQQQNLRILFDTANSRLGIARELCN, from the coding sequence ATGAAGTACTTAGCTACCGCTGCATTGTTCctcacttttctctttttctcaaCTACTGCTGGAGCATCTCATGATCCTTGTGCTTCCTCAAAATCAGACCTCTCAGTCATTCACATCTATGGCAAATGCTCCCCCTTCACCCCTCAAACTAACCCGGCGCCTGCACCTGCCGCCGCATCATCATGGCTCAACACAATTCTGAACATGGCCTCCAAAGACCCCCAAAGGGTTGCTTATTTGTCAAGTTTAGTGACAGCTAAGAAGGCTACTAAAGCCACCTCCATCCCCATTGCCTCCGGCCAAAATGTCTTGAACGTCGGCAACTTTATCGTCCGGGCCAAGATTGGGACTCCTGCCCAGCTCCTGTTCATGGTGCTGGACACCAGCAATGACGTTGCATGGGTCCCATGCAGCGGCTGCACAGGCTGCTCCTCTACCGTATTTTCTCCAAACACTTCCACTAGTTATGCGGCTTCCGACTGTTCCTTGCCGGAATGTACTCAAGTCCGCGGACTCTCTTGCCCGACCACCGGTGCCGGTGCTTGCTTATTCAACCAGTCCTACGGCGGAGATTCGTCGTTTTCCGCTACGCTGTCGCATGATTCTCTGACGTTTGGGCCTGATGTGGTTCCGAATTATGCTTTCGGATGCATAAATGCAGTCTCCGGTGGGTCAATACCGCCCCAAGGTCTGTTGGGTTTGGGCCGAGGCTCCTTGTCCTTGCTCTCTCAATCCGGCTCACTATACTCCGGGGTGTTCTCGTACTGCTTGCCCAGCTTCCGGTCATACTACTTTTCTGGATCACTCAAACTTGGGCCGGTGGGCCAGCCCAAGAGCATCAGAACCACCCCACTACTCAAGAACCCACGGCGGTCCTCCTTGTACTATGTCAACCTGACGGGTATTACTGTGGGTAAGGTCCGGATACCCATTGCTCCGGAGCTCCTGGCATTCGACCCAACCACAGGAGCGGGTACCATAATTGACTCGGGCACGGTTATAACCCGATTCATCCTACCCATTTATACCGCATTGAGGGATGAGTTTAGGAACCAGGTGAAAGGCCCATTTAGTTCCTTGGGTGCATTTGATACGTGTTTTGCGGCTACAAATGAAGACGTAGCGCCCCCCGTTACGTTCCATTTTCAGGGATTGGATTTGGTTTTGCCGCTGGAGAATACTTTGATACACAGCAGTTCAGGTTCCTTGGCTTGTTTGGCAATGGCAGCCGCTCCAAATAATGTGAATTCCGTGTTGAATGTCATTGCCAATTTGCAGCAGCAGAATCTTCGGATTTTGTTTGACACAGCCAACTCTCGCCTGGGAATTGCTCGTGAACTCTGTAATTAA